The Spirochaetota bacterium genome contains the following window.
CGGCCAGATTACCTAATTTCGTTACAAAACTATCCAGTTTACAGGGTGCAGTCCATTCCCCTTTTCAAGGGGAAATGGGCTGGGGGATAGATGTTGATTCCCCACAGTGTATGATTTGTGCAAACCCCTGCATATCATATAATACCCCCATGCGGCGGCTTATACTCCTTTTCATCGACGGCATCGGTATCGGCACAGATGATCCCGCGATAAATCCCCTCATCGCCGATACGCCGCTTTTCGGAAAGCTCATGGGCGGTATACGCCTTGCCGGCATACGACGAAAGAAACGATTTCCCGGCGGCATTCTCGTCCCCGTCGATGCGAATCTCGGCGTTGCGGGGCTTCCCCAGTCGGCTACCGGACAGACGACGATATTCACCGGCGTGAACGCGGCAAAGTTCATCGGGCGTCATCTCAATGCCTTCCCGAGCAAGCGGTTGGTGAACATCATCAATGAGCGGAGCATAATGAAGGTGCTCAAGGAACACGGATGCACTGTCACCGGCGCCAATATGTACTCGAAGGATTTTTTCATCAAGCGAAAGCATCCGACGAGGAACCTCTTCCCGGTCTCGACGCTCACCATTCTCGCATCGGGCGAACAATGCCGCGATGTGTCGGACTATCCGCGCACGCCTGCGGTATTCATGGATATTACCAATGCCATCATGCGGGAGCGCGGATATGCAATCCCCCTCGTATCGCCCGAAACTGCGGCGGAGAACCTTCTTTGCATAAGCCGCGACAGCGACTTTACCTTTTTCGAATATTTTCTCACCGATATCTTCGGCCACAAGAAGAACGCACCGATGATACGGAAGTCCGTCGATGAGCTCAACAGTTTCGCCGGGTCCGTCGTTGCCGGCATGGACGACAGTACGTCGCTCCTTGTCATAAGCGATCACGGCAATGCCGAGGATATGACGGTAAGGACGCATACGCGCGCGCGTGTGCCGCTCATCCTCTTCTCGAAGGACACGAATGCCGTGTCGATATTCTCTCGCGTAACATCGCTTGTCGGGGTGTATGCCGCAGTCATGAAGTATTTCGATATCGAAAAAGGAGCCATACATGGGTGACATCATTCGATGGGGAGTGCTCGGTACGGGGAAGATAGCGAAGAAATTCGCGCGTGACCTGGCGTTGGTGAAGAACGCGACGTGCGCCGCGGTCGGTTCTCGTTCGCAAGAGAGCGCCGATGCGTTCGCGCGTGAATTCGCGTTCGCCCGGGCGCATGGATCGTATGCAGCGCTTGCGGGTGATGCCGCCGTCGATGCGGTGTATATCGCCACGCCGCATACGCTTCACGCGGAGAACACGATCATGATGCTCAATGCCGGGAAAGCCGTGCTCTGCGAAAAGCCGTTCGCCGTGAACAGCGCCGAGGCAGTACGCATGTGCGCCGCGGCGAAAAAGAAAAAGTGTTTCCTCATGGAGGCGATGTGGTCGCGCTTCATGCCCGCGCTTATCAAAGCGAAAGCGCTCATCGATGACGGTGCCATTGGGGAAGTGCGCATGCTCTCGGCCGACTTCGGCTATCGATCGAAATTCGCCCCGGAGGAGAGACATTTTAACCCGGCACTCGCGGGCGGGGCGCTTCTGGACGTCGGCATTTACCCGGTGTGGTTATCGCATTTCCTTCTCGGTGCCCCGAAGAAGATAGCCGCCATGGGCCATCGCGGCACGACGCATGTCGATGAAATGAACGCCATGCTCTTCACGCATGGCTCCGGCGCGATATCGGTGCTGCATTCCGCCATTCGCGCGGTCACGATACATGAAGCCTTTATCAGCGGGACGAATGCCGAGCTTCGGCTCCATGCGCCGTGGTGGCGTACGTCCGCATTATCGCTTCTCAATGATGGTAAGGTGCTGGAAACGTGGGAGCTTCCGCCCGTGGGCATCGGTTATTCACATGAGATAGAGCATGTCAATGAATGCCTTCGTTCGGGGAAAACAGAAAGCGATATGCACTCGCTTGCGGATACGCGGGCGGTTGCCAAGACGCTTGACCGCGTCAGAACGCTTCTCGGCGTACGGTATCCTGCTGACGGTAAAAAGCCCTATATCCTCAAACGTGCACGGGCAACGGATGAGTAATCGAATGCCTTCGGCGGTTTCATCTTTCCCTCAACGGTGTTCTTGAGCATGATGCGGTCCTCGCTCACGCTGATCGCCCGCGTCAACGGCCGCAACAGAAGGTAGCGGTACTTCGCCGTGTATTCCGTGAGCTTATCCGCGTTCGTCGCGGTGAACGATTTCAAGCGGAGCATGGTTATCGTCTTCTCATCGTTTATCGTCGCGCGGCGCCAATCCTTGGTGGCATTGAGGTAGTCGCGGTATCCGCGCTCGAGGTACGGCGCCGTGAACTTATCGCGCATCTCCTCGAATGACATCTGGCCGACCTGATACATCGCATAGAGCTGCTGCCAAAGTATGACCGCTTCGCCGCCGATGGAGAGATTAATTCCCGGGGTCACCCCCTGCAGATGCGGCTTGAACTGCTTGAGCACACCCTCGCCCTCCACACCGGCGACCACCGGTATCCATCCGACCATCTGATTGAATTTCGCATTGTTCTCCTTGCTCGCAAGAAAGAGGAGAAAATCTATCGCGACACGCTTGCGCTCCGGGGCGCTTTCCGGCGTGGGGCATCCGAAATTGAACGCCGTCGGCGGGTCCTCGTAGGTCGGGCCGAGATAATGCCGGTAGAGGTCGGGGTCGTCGGTCGACGGGTACGGGAAATCCATGACGCCGACCGTGAACCCATTATCCTTCGCCTGCGCTTCCATCATGCCGGCGTCCCAGGTACCGGTCGGTATGAACACCGAACGCTGCTGCACGAACATGAGCACGCCGTCATCGCGGTTGAGCCCCGTAAAGCCGGGCATGCAGTTGCTCGCGTATTGGGCGACCATCTTGAATTTCGCGCGGTAGGGCGGGTAATTAAGGTCGATGAGCCCTGTCTTCATGCCGATATACTGTTCGACGACGCTTACCGTGCAGTCATGATTGAAATCGATGATATCACGCGCCTTGCTCGTGACCACGTTGAACAGATTGTTCTCCACCATGCTGATATGATATTTCGAGCTCGCGATCGGTGCGTATTCCGGCGACGATGCGCTGAGCGATGCAAGCGTGCGGCGCAACTCATCGCGTTGTTTTTCAAAGCGCGCTTTTTCCCCTGCATCCGTTCGTGAAGCGATGTCCTTATCGAGCGATGCGATGCGTTTCGTGACCGCGTCCATTTCCGCGCGCACGGGGCGGCTGATGAATTTGTGCTTCTTTATCTCCTCGCATGCGGCGAGGAATT
Protein-coding sequences here:
- a CDS encoding Gfo/Idh/MocA family oxidoreductase, encoding MGDIIRWGVLGTGKIAKKFARDLALVKNATCAAVGSRSQESADAFAREFAFARAHGSYAALAGDAAVDAVYIATPHTLHAENTIMMLNAGKAVLCEKPFAVNSAEAVRMCAAAKKKKCFLMEAMWSRFMPALIKAKALIDDGAIGEVRMLSADFGYRSKFAPEERHFNPALAGGALLDVGIYPVWLSHFLLGAPKKIAAMGHRGTTHVDEMNAMLFTHGSGAISVLHSAIRAVTIHEAFISGTNAELRLHAPWWRTSALSLLNDGKVLETWELPPVGIGYSHEIEHVNECLRSGKTESDMHSLADTRAVAKTLDRVRTLLGVRYPADGKKPYILKRARATDE
- a CDS encoding extracellular solute-binding protein, coding for MPSIQKIVRALKSYFGVIVIVLAFIASAFVVLMNNRDDSIAYYVAEKNDTVASIAEAHQTTVNEICDANYPDISPKDRIAPGTRIKLPKSARTKIVTVTFGHWQLEPGVRDGVAYFAQEYKKLYPNVRIVQNAVPESTYGQWFITQMLGGTAPDLIECALGVPYPLLVSYYLRYFTPMTDYILRPNPYNRNNEFNGIPLRETTKDGLKNCYIPEIQEYMTIALTHILIRFYYNKDLLKKLTGRTEAPATFTEFLAACEEIKKHKFISRPVRAEMDAVTKRIASLDKDIASRTDAGEKARFEKQRDELRRTLASLSASSPEYAPIASSKYHISMVENNLFNVVTSKARDIIDFNHDCTVSVVEQYIGMKTGLIDLNYPPYRAKFKMVAQYASNCMPGFTGLNRDDGVLMFVQQRSVFIPTGTWDAGMMEAQAKDNGFTVGVMDFPYPSTDDPDLYRHYLGPTYEDPPTAFNFGCPTPESAPERKRVAIDFLLFLASKENNAKFNQMVGWIPVVAGVEGEGVLKQFKPHLQGVTPGINLSIGGEAVILWQQLYAMYQVGQMSFEEMRDKFTAPYLERGYRDYLNATKDWRRATINDEKTITMLRLKSFTATNADKLTEYTAKYRYLLLRPLTRAISVSEDRIMLKNTVEGKMKPPKAFDYSSVARARLRI